The nucleotide window TCGTCTGCTTCCAGATGTGCTTCTTCATGCTTTACACTTTCGACGACTTGTTCAGGAGCAGTCACTTCTCGCTTGCCAATGACAAGCTCTTCCGAAACAACCGGCTTCTTAGTAACCTCTATCTTTTCTTCCATGATTGGTACACGGATCGTTTCATCGTCATCAATAGAAGCATCCATGCCAGAAGAAGTTTCGTTCACGTCACGTCTTTCCACGTAAACTTCCTCTCGTGTGACTGGAATGTTGACCTTCTGCTGTTCTTCGACCACTTCCTTGTGAACCTCCACTTCGCCTGCCTGTACCCTTTCCTTAGAAACATCAAGCTGCTCTTCTCTTAACCTCAAAGTCTGCTCATCAGTATTATCAAAATCTCCTGTTACTGATGTATCGTTTCTGTCATATGCTCCGGTTACTGATGTATCTGTAACATATCCTGTTTCTTCAACATCAATTCCGGATGCAGCTGTTTCTGCCAATAGGATGATGCGTCCATTTAGAACATCTTCTTCGTATTCACTTGCTGCGTCATCTGTTAAGCCTACACTAACCAGACGGTCAGAAATAGAAGGCTCATTGCCACCAAGATTTCTGTCTGCATCAAATGCTGTCATCAGGCTTTGCCAGAAACCGCCTTCCCTATGGTCATCAGTTTCATTCCCGATATTTTCAGTTGTTATACCTGTTCTGCTTTCAAGCGCAGTGGTAACATCCTTTGTATCACCAATGATTGAGAAATCCTGAACGGCATAGCCGGTGTTTTTATATTCTTCAATTGCATCAATCAATTCTGTTTGATTATCATATACTCCAACTACTTTTTTAGCCATTTTACATTCCTCCATTTCAATGTATGATTCATCCGGTTGCCCCGGTAGTGTATTCTTACCCGGCGAGGACAGGAACTCAAACTATTTAGTACTTGCCAAAATTAGCCACAACCGTAATGTGCAAAGAACAAAAAGCGCAAGCGCCTTGTTCAGCCCCTACAAGCGCTGGAGGGCCTGACCGTGAAGTCGTTCTTTGACTTCATCGGAAGGACCGAAGCGACTCGAGGGGCTAGGCGCTGGAGCTGGATTAAGAAAACTTCACTGAGTTATTCACAATCAATAATTTTTTATAAATTCCTTAAACAAGAAAAAAGCCAGAATTAGTCCGGCTTTTCATCTTCGTCCTTCTTTAGAACCTCTAAATAGGCAATATGATACTCGTCGATCTCGATAATCTTGAAAAGATAATCTTGTTCTTCTATTTCGTCACCAATTTCGGCATCGATATTTTTAGTCATGAACCATCCGCCGATTGTATCTACTTCATCTTCTGATATATGGATGCCTAACAGGTCATTCACTTCATCGATCAATACTCTTGAGCTGAACAGATAGTGATTTTCATTTACCTTTCTTATTTCTGCAATTTCGTCAACATCAAACTCATCTCGGATGTCTCCGACAATTTCCTCAAGAATGTCCTCTACAGTCACCAGTCCGGATGTTCCGCCATATTCATCAATCAAGATGGCTATATGGATGCGCTCTTTCTGCATTTTGACGAGTAAATCATGGATAGGGATTGTTTCAATTACTCTAATGACAGGCTTGATAAATGACGACAGGATCGATTCTTTTTGAAGATCCTTACGTGTCAATTTAGCAGTGAGTATCTCCTTGATATTGATCATCCCTACGATATTATCCTTCTCGCCATCTATAACTGGATAGCGTGTGTATTTCTCTTTTTGAATCACATCTATAATGGTATCGATATCATCTGTTATATCAAACGTGACAA belongs to Mesobacillus subterraneus and includes:
- a CDS encoding YsnF/AvaK domain-containing protein — protein: MAKKVVGVYDNQTELIDAIEEYKNTGYAVQDFSIIGDTKDVTTALESRTGITTENIGNETDDHREGGFWQSLMTAFDADRNLGGNEPSISDRLVSVGLTDDAASEYEEDVLNGRIILLAETAASGIDVEETGYVTDTSVTGAYDRNDTSVTGDFDNTDEQTLRLREEQLDVSKERVQAGEVEVHKEVVEEQQKVNIPVTREEVYVERRDVNETSSGMDASIDDDETIRVPIMEEKIEVTKKPVVSEELVIGKREVTAPEQVVESVKHEEAHLEADDDSVVNESDLDRQRDSLNNSADLDRDGLNNPSGMYRDGYENK